In Arachis hypogaea cultivar Tifrunner chromosome 17, arahy.Tifrunner.gnm2.J5K5, whole genome shotgun sequence, a single window of DNA contains:
- the LOC112765225 gene encoding uncharacterized protein — MGNVIESFAQGIGNGVGKLFSSPVEFLSGKSCSSVCGPTWDFLCYIENFCVANLLRLAMVFILLYAVLLFFYLLHKLGIFGCIGRGLCKIIWACCSSYCCIWEYACAFLCAKLHKIKRRRRRRLRNTIDNRFYFATEQDYSDESISNRFPSLSRRRRDYKSSHLRKSLRVRNGDHARVEISSYKSKKHHGNNVMEHCDHKGNVHDIKVTRTSKFARKGVNRRKRILTK; from the exons ATGGGCAACGTTATTGAGTCATTTGCTCAGGGAATTGGAAACGGCGTCGGCAAACTTTTTAGTTCCCCTGTTGAGTTCCTCTCCGGCAAGTCTTGTAG TTCAGTATGTGGACCAACATGGGACTTTCTTTGCTACATCGAAAATTTCTGCGTTGCCAATCTCTTGAGACTCGCCATGGTTTTTATTCTGCTGTATGCGG TTCTATTATTCTTTTATCTGCTGCATAAATTAGGCATATTCGGGTGCATTGGGCGGGGGCTTTGCAAAATAATATGGGCATGTTGTTCTTCTTATTGTTGCATATGGGAATATGCCTGTGCTTTTTTGTGTGCCAAACTGCACAAAATtaaaaggagaagaaggaggaggttaaGAAACACTATAGATAACAGGTTCTACTTCGCAACTGAACAAGATTATAGTGATGAAAGTATTTCAAATCGTTTTCCATCACTTTCGCGTAGAAGGAGAGACTACAAAAGCTCGCATTTGAGAAAATCTTTACGGGTTAGAAATGGTGATCATGCTCGAGTTGAGATTAGTAGTTATAAAAGCAAAAAGCATCATGGCAATAATGTAATGGAACATTGTGATCACAAAGGCAATGTTCATGATATTAAGGTAACTCGTACATCTAAGTTTGCTAGAAAAGGTGTCAATAGGAGAAAAAGAATTCTTACAAAGTAA
- the LOC112765224 gene encoding uncharacterized protein — protein sequence MGREEGGRERGKVENFFLGTLILWALSVCFQILFNNRSQLLYVVAGTVFYQGCNSLIRIFFCKQTHKDRDALFVNTSVSLLHSTITSASVVFILLRQVLINGPSGMFDHSQLVEHTWPWAFEALCFSCGYFAYDQWDMLCYHLYNGWIPSILVHHLVLLICFTLALYRNITINYLILTLVCELHSIFLHVRKVRRMSGVREAKANFVKLEWFLNWLTFFLARTIPHILIMVKLIRDAHKFGRGMELPLALFGMAGMNVLNIGLGLDLIKAFNRESKSHQTKQHHHSE from the exons ATGGGTAGAGAAGAAGGAGGACGAGAGCGCGGGAAGGTTGAGAATTTCTTCTTAGGGACTCTCATTTTGTGGGCCCTATCCGTTTGTTTTCAGATACTATTCAATAACCGCAGCCAGCTTCTCTACGTCGTTGCCGGTACTGTATTCTACCAGGGCTGTAATTCCCTCATCCGAATATTCTTTTGCAAACAAACGCACAAAGACAGAGACGCTCTCTTCGTCAACACCTCCGTCTCCCTTCTCCATTCTACCATCACCTCCGCTTCAG TGGTCTTTATTTTGCTCAGACAGGTGCTAATTAACGGTCCGAGTGGAATGTTCGATCACTCGCAGTTGGTAGAACATACATGGCCATGGGCATTTGAAGCATTGTGCTTTTCATGTGGTTACTTTGCATATGATCAATGGGATATGCTTTGCTACCACTTGTACAATGGTTGGATCCCTTCCATCCTTGTGCATCATCTGGTTCTCCTAATTTGCTTCACTCTTGCTTTGTATCGAAATATCACCATCAACTACCTCATTCTCACTTTAGTTTGCGAG CTGCATTCAATCTTTCTGCACGTGAGGAAAGTGAGACGGATGTCCGGTGTACGCGAAGCAAAGGCCAATTTTGTTAAGCTAGAATGGTTTCTTAATTGGTTGACATTCTTTCTGGCAAGGACTATACCTCACATTCTCATCATGGTCAAGCTCATCCGGGATGCTCACAAATTTGGAAGGGGAATGGAGCTACCACTGGCTCTGTTTGGCATGGCTGGTATGAATGTGTTGAATATTGGTCTTGGCCTTGATCTCATTAAAGCTTTTAATAGAGAGAGCAAGTCACACCAGACTAAGCAGCATCACCATAGTGAATGA
- the LOC112765222 gene encoding filament-like plant protein isoform X2: MNSMQTEFSGSDSDRNSDELNQSPDITSEDVASAEDVDEIVRSLEVTSNLRHNVKYSALEKDQNEANDDATNINDRDLTYGLRNISEKLSAALVNVSGKEDLVNLHAEVAEEAIAGWEKAEKEVAGLKKQLEALSLRNSALDDRVAHLDAALKECVRQLRQVREEKEQNFHDAVENKTRDLESAKIELQSKLIELQSKLEASNARSQSIDLEMLHKIEILEKENMKLKHELQAQSEELEIRTIERDLSTQAAEIASKQHLESISKVAKLEAKCRRLKSTACKGSAVSDHKSITSSSFCVESLTDSQSDNGERLNAAEIDACRKSGSETDKCEPSSDSWAAALIAELDQFKNDKCGQIPSSAIKIDLMDDFLEMERFAAMPEITTENFNQESVVTDQSTNGEISLADEFDTMNRQMKELKEKLDKANVDKSELEIALMKCQEQFEASQLRLREADTKLKELQRELENANESEQMIENQLASMEAEAQSITKRVQLLEAEVDREQAMSDEITIKCKVLEEELESKKQNEKLLFSDLKIKQEDLALAAGKLADCQQTIAALGNQLNCLAALENFKLYSNDT; encoded by the exons ATGAATTCCATGCAAACTGAATTTTCAGGGTCTGATTCTGACAGGAACTCGGATGAACTG AACCAATCCCCTGATATCACATCAGAAGACGTGGCGAGTGCTGAAGATGTCGACGAAATTGTGCGTTCACTTGAAGTCACCTCAAATTTAAGGCACAATGTAAAATATAGTGCATTGGAGAAAGATCAAAATGAAGCAAATGATGATGCAACGAATATAAATGACAGAGATTTAACTTATGGTTTGAGGAACATCTCAGAGAAGCTATCTGCAGCACTTGTGAATGTAAGTGGCAAAGAAGACTTGGTTAATTTACATGCTGAAGTTGCTGAAGAAGCCATTGCAG GTTGGGAGAAGGCTGAAAAAGAAGTTGCAGGCTTAAAGAAGCAACTCGAGGCGCTAAGTCTCAGAAATTCGGCTTTGGACGATAGAGTTGCGCATTTAGACGCGGCACTTAAGGAGTGTGTTAGGCAGCTAAGACAAGTAAGAGAAGAGAAGGAACAGAATTTCCATGATGCTGTAGAAAACAAAACAAGGGACTTAGAATCTGCGAAAATTGAACTCCAGAGCAAGCTCATTGAGCTCCAAAGTAAATTGGAAGCTTCTAATGCTAGATCTcaatcaattgatcttgagatgTTACATAAGATTGAAATTTTGGAGAAAGAGAATATGAAACTGAAGCATGAACTCCAAGCTCAATCAGAGGAGCTTGAAATAAGGACAATAGAGAGGGATTTAAGCACGCAAGCGGCTGAGATAGCTAGCAAGCAACATTTAGAAAGCATCAGCAAAGTGGCAAAGCTTGAGGCCAAATGCCGGAGACTGAAGAGCACAGCTTGTAAAGGCTCGGCAGTTAGTGATCATAAATCAATTACATCATCCTCATTTTGTGTTGAATCTCTCACAGATAGTCAATCAGACAACGGGGAGAGGCTGAATGCGGCTGAGATTGATGCCTGCAGGAAGAGTGGCTCAGAAACAGACAAGTGTGAGCCGAGTTCTGATTCATGGGCGGCTGCGCTAATTGCAGAGCTTGATCAGTTCAAGAATGACAAGTGTGGACAAATTCCATCCAGTGCTATTAAAATTGATCTCATGGACGATTTTCTTGAAATGGAACGATTTGCTGCAATGCCTGAGATTACAACTGAAAACTTTAACCAGGAGTCAGTTGTTACTGATCAAAGTACTAACGGAGAAATCTCCCTTGCAGATGAGTTtgacacgatgaaccgtcagatGAAAGAACTAAAAGAGAAGCTAGATAAGGCGAATGTAGATAAATCTGAGCTGGAGATAGCtttgatgaaatgccaagagCAGTTCGAGGCCTCGCAACTTCGGCTAAGAGAGGCAGACACAAAATTGAAGGAGCTGCAAAGAGAGCTAGAAAATGCCAACGAATCAGAGCAAATGATAGAAAACCAACTAGCGAGCATGGAAGCCGAGGCACAATCAATAACCAAAAGAGTTCAGTTATTAGAAGCTGAGGTTGATAGAGAACAGGCAATGTCAGATGAAATCACAATCAAGTGTAAGGTACTGGAGGAAGAGCTAGAAAGCAAGAAGCAAAATGAGAAATTGTTGTTCAGTGACTTGAAGATCAAACAG GAGGATCTAGCACTGGCTGCAGGGAAGCTTGCTGATTGCCAACAAACAATAGCAGCTTTGGGAAATCAACTAAATTGCTTAGCAGCACTTGAAAATTTCAAGTTGTATTCAAATGACACATAA
- the LOC112765222 gene encoding filament-like plant protein isoform X1 → MNSMQTEFSGSDSDRNSDELHDEFPMGQNQSPDITSEDVASAEDVDEIVRSLEVTSNLRHNVKYSALEKDQNEANDDATNINDRDLTYGLRNISEKLSAALVNVSGKEDLVNLHAEVAEEAIAGWEKAEKEVAGLKKQLEALSLRNSALDDRVAHLDAALKECVRQLRQVREEKEQNFHDAVENKTRDLESAKIELQSKLIELQSKLEASNARSQSIDLEMLHKIEILEKENMKLKHELQAQSEELEIRTIERDLSTQAAEIASKQHLESISKVAKLEAKCRRLKSTACKGSAVSDHKSITSSSFCVESLTDSQSDNGERLNAAEIDACRKSGSETDKCEPSSDSWAAALIAELDQFKNDKCGQIPSSAIKIDLMDDFLEMERFAAMPEITTENFNQESVVTDQSTNGEISLADEFDTMNRQMKELKEKLDKANVDKSELEIALMKCQEQFEASQLRLREADTKLKELQRELENANESEQMIENQLASMEAEAQSITKRVQLLEAEVDREQAMSDEITIKCKVLEEELESKKQNEKLLFSDLKIKQEDLALAAGKLADCQQTIAALGNQLNCLAALENFKLYSNDT, encoded by the exons ATGAATTCCATGCAAACTGAATTTTCAGGGTCTGATTCTGACAGGAACTCGGATGAACTG CATGATGAATTTCCCATGGGACAGAACCAATCCCCTGATATCACATCAGAAGACGTGGCGAGTGCTGAAGATGTCGACGAAATTGTGCGTTCACTTGAAGTCACCTCAAATTTAAGGCACAATGTAAAATATAGTGCATTGGAGAAAGATCAAAATGAAGCAAATGATGATGCAACGAATATAAATGACAGAGATTTAACTTATGGTTTGAGGAACATCTCAGAGAAGCTATCTGCAGCACTTGTGAATGTAAGTGGCAAAGAAGACTTGGTTAATTTACATGCTGAAGTTGCTGAAGAAGCCATTGCAG GTTGGGAGAAGGCTGAAAAAGAAGTTGCAGGCTTAAAGAAGCAACTCGAGGCGCTAAGTCTCAGAAATTCGGCTTTGGACGATAGAGTTGCGCATTTAGACGCGGCACTTAAGGAGTGTGTTAGGCAGCTAAGACAAGTAAGAGAAGAGAAGGAACAGAATTTCCATGATGCTGTAGAAAACAAAACAAGGGACTTAGAATCTGCGAAAATTGAACTCCAGAGCAAGCTCATTGAGCTCCAAAGTAAATTGGAAGCTTCTAATGCTAGATCTcaatcaattgatcttgagatgTTACATAAGATTGAAATTTTGGAGAAAGAGAATATGAAACTGAAGCATGAACTCCAAGCTCAATCAGAGGAGCTTGAAATAAGGACAATAGAGAGGGATTTAAGCACGCAAGCGGCTGAGATAGCTAGCAAGCAACATTTAGAAAGCATCAGCAAAGTGGCAAAGCTTGAGGCCAAATGCCGGAGACTGAAGAGCACAGCTTGTAAAGGCTCGGCAGTTAGTGATCATAAATCAATTACATCATCCTCATTTTGTGTTGAATCTCTCACAGATAGTCAATCAGACAACGGGGAGAGGCTGAATGCGGCTGAGATTGATGCCTGCAGGAAGAGTGGCTCAGAAACAGACAAGTGTGAGCCGAGTTCTGATTCATGGGCGGCTGCGCTAATTGCAGAGCTTGATCAGTTCAAGAATGACAAGTGTGGACAAATTCCATCCAGTGCTATTAAAATTGATCTCATGGACGATTTTCTTGAAATGGAACGATTTGCTGCAATGCCTGAGATTACAACTGAAAACTTTAACCAGGAGTCAGTTGTTACTGATCAAAGTACTAACGGAGAAATCTCCCTTGCAGATGAGTTtgacacgatgaaccgtcagatGAAAGAACTAAAAGAGAAGCTAGATAAGGCGAATGTAGATAAATCTGAGCTGGAGATAGCtttgatgaaatgccaagagCAGTTCGAGGCCTCGCAACTTCGGCTAAGAGAGGCAGACACAAAATTGAAGGAGCTGCAAAGAGAGCTAGAAAATGCCAACGAATCAGAGCAAATGATAGAAAACCAACTAGCGAGCATGGAAGCCGAGGCACAATCAATAACCAAAAGAGTTCAGTTATTAGAAGCTGAGGTTGATAGAGAACAGGCAATGTCAGATGAAATCACAATCAAGTGTAAGGTACTGGAGGAAGAGCTAGAAAGCAAGAAGCAAAATGAGAAATTGTTGTTCAGTGACTTGAAGATCAAACAG GAGGATCTAGCACTGGCTGCAGGGAAGCTTGCTGATTGCCAACAAACAATAGCAGCTTTGGGAAATCAACTAAATTGCTTAGCAGCACTTGAAAATTTCAAGTTGTATTCAAATGACACATAA